In Neisseria animalis, a single window of DNA contains:
- the prfB gene encoding peptide chain release factor 2, giving the protein MEAEVINQLNNTLNDLETRSADIRVYMDYQGKKDRLEEVIGLSEDPELWNDPKKAQEIGKERKILEGIVLTLDTIAAGIEDSRMLIEMTVEEGDAEGFAAVQEDVAGLEAKMAELEFKRMFNQPADPNNCFIDITAGAGGTEAEDWAGMLLRMYSRYAERRGFKVEILEQDDGEIAGINRATLRLEGEYAYGLLRTETGVHRLVRYSPFDSNNKRHTSFASVFVYPEIDDSIEIEINPADLRIDTYRASGAGGQHINKTDSAVRITHEPTGIVVQCQNDRSQHANKAAAMEMLKAKLYELEMRKRNEEKQALEEGKSDVGWGSQIRSYVLDSSRIKDLRTGHEVGNTKAVLDGDLDGFIEASLKQGV; this is encoded by the coding sequence ATGGAAGCTGAAGTTATCAATCAGTTGAACAACACCTTAAACGATTTGGAAACCCGCAGTGCCGACATCCGCGTGTATATGGATTATCAGGGTAAGAAAGACCGTTTGGAAGAAGTAATCGGTTTGTCGGAAGATCCCGAATTGTGGAACGACCCGAAAAAAGCGCAGGAAATCGGCAAGGAGCGCAAGATTTTGGAAGGCATCGTGCTCACGCTCGACACCATCGCCGCCGGCATCGAAGACAGCCGCATGTTGATTGAGATGACGGTGGAAGAAGGCGATGCGGAGGGCTTTGCCGCCGTGCAGGAAGATGTGGCCGGTTTGGAAGCCAAAATGGCCGAACTGGAATTCAAGCGGATGTTCAACCAGCCCGCCGACCCGAACAACTGCTTTATCGACATCACCGCCGGCGCGGGCGGCACGGAGGCGGAAGACTGGGCGGGTATGCTGCTGCGCATGTATTCGCGCTATGCCGAACGCCGCGGCTTCAAAGTGGAAATCTTAGAGCAGGACGACGGTGAAATCGCCGGTATCAACCGCGCCACCCTCCGCTTGGAAGGCGAGTACGCCTACGGTCTGTTGCGCACGGAAACCGGCGTGCACCGCCTGGTGCGCTATTCGCCGTTTGACTCCAACAACAAACGCCACACCTCGTTTGCTTCGGTGTTTGTGTATCCGGAAATCGACGATTCCATCGAAATCGAAATCAACCCCGCCGATTTGCGCATCGATACCTACCGCGCGTCCGGCGCGGGCGGCCAGCACATCAACAAAACCGATTCCGCCGTGCGCATCACCCACGAGCCGACGGGCATTGTGGTGCAGTGCCAAAACGACCGTTCGCAACATGCCAACAAGGCGGCGGCGATGGAGATGTTGAAAGCCAAGCTGTATGAGTTGGAAATGCGTAAGCGCAACGAGGAAAAACAGGCGTTGGAAGAAGGCAAGTCCGATGTGGGCTGGGGCAGCCAAATCCGTTCGTATGTGCTGGATTCTTCGCGCATTAAAGACTTACGCACCGGCCACGAGGTCGGCAACACCAAAGCCGTGCTCGACGGCGATCTCGACGGCTTTATCGAAGCCAGTTTGAAACAAGGCGTGTAA